The sequence atgagGGACCagtcctgagagaccggtccttgactgagagaccggtccccgaaggtccagaaattagccttcaaggacttagccaaattttcagcatttttaccaattttcgtccgttttcgctcgttttcgctcgtttgacctctgattcacttcaaatcgaaccgagaccctccaaacatgttttcaagcatgttttcatcatcttttcatccacgctaatgccagatttagtccatggtccaacatagcctttcgagtcccgttttcgcgccctatgcgtgccgaagcacccgaatgctcccgaacttcgccggaatgattccaatggctttctaagctaacatacatcgtaacttcatgaattagaagttcggtatattacatcaggtatattcgaagattgatcttcagtaGGTCGGGATACCACTAGTTGAAGATCAAACCGGAGGATGTGCATAAGACGGCTTTTCGTACGCAGTATGAccattacgagttcacggtgatgccgttcgggcttagtaatgcccctgcagcatttatggacttgatgaatcgagtcttccggCCATTGTTaaatcgatgcgtcgtggtatttatTGACGACCTATTGTTAAATCGAGTCTTCCGGCCAttgaaaaatttacaagtatatTAAGTTATAAGTATAGTAAactatatataacaaatatttataattatttgattaaatttttcaaaataatattataagagtttattgaaaTCAGAAAAACTAAAACAAGTATGTACTAAAGCGTGCAAGTAGAAGGTGATGTATATCCATCGGCATGCAAACGTATCATGTGTTGACATAGAAGCGtgtctgtaaggaagtgaatgctcgaaatccgagagttggacttcactcagaatcgactaattgtcgagtgggtatgcttcggaaaaagccgaagaagtcaaaaatccaaaaagtgcATTACAACAAACCCGCAGAGCAAGTtgtgcaaaaatctgcacttggcagaaattgctctcggggaccggtctctggtgggaGGGACCTGTCCCCGTAAGCAGAGGGTGCGGCAGGCTCTGCGCACAAGTCTTGCTCTCGGGGGTCCCTCCCTATgggagggactggtccccgtaaGCATGGTGAGTGGCAAAAAAATGCTGCACACCAATTTTGCTCTCGGAGACCAGTCCCTGGCGGGGAAGACCGGTCCTCGTACGCGTAGGAGCTGGCTAAGAGATTCTGCCCGCAAGGGgtgctctcggagaccggtccctctagggacagaccagtccccgagcacgaaaattGCCTAGTCTAGACTGTGTGAGAGAAGCAAAGCGGAGGGGTTattatgcaattgttgcattagttaggggtatagaggggagatcactctctccctctctcattttctcaccCAAACatatcccctctctctctctaagctctctctccctctctcttgaagtgaagaaggagaagaaggaaaggaaagagaagaaggtggagaagaaagagaagcaagctagagaagggCCTTGGAaatccttttcttcctctcctcaccattggagcaagcttggaggtaagcttttgaACCTTACCATGGTAGaacctagggtttgggtttttagCTTTAAAAAGGGTTTGATTCGAACTCTAGTGAGCCTAATAGATGCTAAATGTTAGAATCTAGAGGTTTGTTGGGGCATTTTTGCatagatgcaaacctagggctccaaattggggctttgtTTATTAatggggtttgatctcaattgatagcatctaaacctaattgctaggtgtctaaacgcgttggcgaagacggattgACGATTCGTCGAGTTGTTGGaaagttatcggcaaaacaaggccgATTGGGCTTCGTTTCCACCTCAGAGGCCGTGACGACATCATAGTAAGTGCCGAGAAGCATTCTTAGAGCCTCGACATCGTCGAAAGGTGGGTGATGTCATCCTgaagcaaccgggttcctctctatgtcttagcACACCATGATTTTGCATCTtttgcatattgcattgtaggattgcattgtttttcattccttatactttctaattgatatcatagtatgagttgaatgcttggtataatggatagataaggattgggtcttgacattaaatcctatagtgccgaggaaaagagatggactcgatggttATCTAGTGACATAATGAGTGGCACATGATTCATAAatgaacagaacgagtggcatataacttagtATAAAGTGACACTAGTGGgttgtgaacttagggataggtggattccctagtgatGACTCGTTGAACAAGAACATAGTGTAGTTAAATACTTACACATGgatattgggataggtggattgcCGAGTGACTATTAGTcctagttgatagggtatcctcgagttgagaggatcggatcatactcacagtctgtttatacttgtggtggtTGTGCCATACAAGTTGTCGTGCACTCCAGAGTTAGGCgcgagaggggcagagttgatgtcccgcagacggtctcgggtttgagagcgaggtgagtctccttaccatacgggATGGCGAGGTGAGTTGTGGGCGAGCTCGAGGGATTGCCAAGGATTGATTAAACAAGAGAACAGCACTGTTTAttgaacatttgcttattggacattgttagtggacatagtggcatgttagtgAACTccttactatatgatgcatgcatacattacacatgattagggcatagtagcatagtttttttactatgtcatttacagtttttatatctatctacctatctatctgcttttgcccactcggacctagtgggtagatcagcggagtcggcggccgaatccactgggaactttggataatagttctcaccccactttgctgcagggcctagtacgagtacgccgggcgaggaccgcggcaagggcatcgcgccggAGCAATAGTTACATAGTAGctttccattttgcattagtatCACCCTATGTATATAAATGATTTATGTTGGTGAGGATGTGGAGAGCTATGTGCATGTATTTTGGTGATGATCTAGCAAACATGTATCCATTTTGGAAAGGTGTAAATGTAACTTGAggtaaatgaatgcaatgtgatgtaatagctagtagatctctcttttgttcacttgtatgtaCTCGTGACTCTTGCTTATAGTTGTTGGCACTTGTTGTGTCCTtctttgattgtgtatgtatagaatttcATTTtttgggcaaattcttgtacacaatctagttgtttagccttgggcagacaggggaggtgctgtccgttcggcgtctgttcgacgcgtccgaacctgaccaaattggtagcggtctcggggcgtgacagtgtcgGTGCCATACCGTACTAAACAAACAGCAGCACGACCCCATGCCAtagcactttaaaccttgatccGTAGAAGAATACAAAGCACAAAACCTGCTTCATGTGGAGGAAGGAAAGAAAGGCCGCACAAACAAACTCTGAGGCAAAAATAATTGGAAATAGCCACCATTTTTCTAACTCGCAGCGCCTGCATCGACAAACTTATACAAGATCTCTCAATCACTGCGTTCTTGTCTTCTCACTACTTTGCTTAGGAACTAAGGTTGATAAGTGTTGAGTATAGTATAGcatgaaaaatgagaaaagtaATAAATAGTCGTATTTTATGGATATAAAGGAATAGCATTTAACGAGTTattcttaaataatatgaaataactcCATAGAAAGGAATAGCATTTAACGAGTTattcttaaataatatgaaataactcACTTTaacgaaaataaattattccaaGTCAAATTTAACTATATTCATTCAGCATAACATATgagacaaaaatatattttcttctacAATAATATTTCTTAGTTATTTTATTACCAAACACATGATTATATACAAATgctcataaatttaattttgcttcttgaataattattattttcataaatttaagTGAGTGTTTGATTTCTCAAAACATATTCtaggaaaaaaagtttttagttagaaaattatttttttatttgtttggttacaaaaaaaataattttttttaaaaaaacttttcccAATTTGAATGACAAATTTATacttctcttttttaaaaaattttattaggttATAGAAAAACATgtgaaaagaaatattttttgtgaatattttttgaaaaaagtaattttcatctttttttttacaaacaaTTAAAGGTCACTGAGGTTTCGTTTGATTCGAGTATAAGTAAAAACTGTTTTATTCAATGATAGgtataagttcaggtataagcgagaattaaaaaaattttgtgtttggatgaaaattagattgtttccaggaataagaaagatagcatttgaatagataagatgaaataagaaatataatggatagttataaattaaaaaatatatatattaccccTCTCGTTatatttggattttaaattcttaaattttgcatttataattttaaatttaaatttttaatttttaaattttaaagtttgaaaataaaatttaaaatttaaatcttcaaatttttaattttaaaaatttaaattttaaatttaagatcaaatttaaattttaaaatttaaatttaaatttaaatttaaattttaaaaattaaaaattttaaataccaaaattaaaatttaaactttaaaatttagaattataaattataaattttaattttaaaattataaatttaaaattttaaaaattttaattctaatttaaaacataTCTCTCTCAATACCACGGAAACaaaggggtgggaacaagcttgttcccacccttgTTTCCACCCAATATTGAATTGTGCCGGTATGACCAGGTAAGATAAGAATAATAGCTTTCACCCCCAACTTTTTGTTTGGATACAAAAGGGAAGGATAAGAACTTATTTCCCCTCTTACAACCAATCCAAACGGTGTGTGAGGGTACCCAAAGCAATGTCGTATCTCAACCGCTCGATGAGCACCACAGAGCCGCACAAATCCCCGTAGCCGCACACATCGCGGTAGAAACGacgtaaataaaataataatgtgGTGGTGAAGCGGATAAGGGCGGATATCGAATCCCAACCGTCCGTGGCCCCTTCTCGcgaattcgaatttcgaacctCCAACGGCTACTTCACTTCCATCCTAATACCCTATCCATCCACTCCCGCCCCTCCCCTCCcctatatatatcatcatcaacaacaacaaaccCTATCTTCCCCAAACCCTAGAATCTAGCGGCGGCCATGGCCAAGAAGAAGCACTCCACCGCGTCTACCACCGCCACAGCCACAAccacggtggcggcggcggagccgaGGAAGGAACGGTCGGCGCctgcgccggcgccggcgagggaTCCATCGCCGGAGAAGGTGGAGAGCCTGAAGTCGCTGAACCACTTGCTCCTGAAGGAGACGGTGGAGCGGCGGGAGCAGGTGAGCCAGCTCCGCTCCCGCATCGACGACCTCGCCTTCGACCACTCCTTCCTCTCCGCCGCCGAGCGCGACGTCGCCGGCCTCGTCCTCGCCTCCTACCTCGCCGACCTCCGCAGCCTCGCCGCCGCAAGGGAGCTCTCCGCCGACGCGAAGGCGCGGGACCTCGAATCGACCCTCGCGTCCGTGGCCGTCCACAAGGAGGAGGCGAGATCTCTCCAAGAGACCGCGAATTCCTTATCCGAATCTCTAAAACGGGCCGATGAGAAGTTAAATCTTGCGGCGCGCGACAAGGAAGCGGTCCAGAACCATCTAGATTCGGTCCTCTCGGAGAGGGATTCCATCCGGAAGGATCTTGATAGCACGGGGAACGCGCTCGTCGATCTCGAGTCCCGAGTTCGCGAGTTGGAGATTTCGAACTCGGAGATCGAAGAAACCCTCGGGCGAGTACGGATGAAGAACGACGAATTATCGGAATTGGTAAAGCGGAGAGAAGAAGCCCTTCAACTCTTGATTCGCGAAAAGAACGCTATAGAGGTAAAACTTGAAGAGCAGCGGAGATCGGTCGCGAGCGTCGAGAAGAACGCGGAGGAAAGGGTGAGAGAGAAGCAAATAGAAGTGGAGTCGCTGGCGGCCGAGAAGAAGGCGTTAGAGGCGAAGATTTCGGCCTTGGAGGAGAGGTATTGCTGCGTCGCTGAGAAGAACGAACAATTACAAGACGAGGTTCATGCGTTGAAGGAGGCCGTGAATTTCCTcaaggaggaggcggcggcggaagtGCAGAGCAAATTAACCGAGATTAGGGAGAGCCATTCGAAGCTCGGCGACGAGCACGAAAGGCTTGTGATGGAGTTTAGTTGtttggagaaggagaaggaagaaatTCAGCTTCGTTTTGAGGCGGAGAAGATCGAAGCTTCGAGAGAGTTTGGACGTCTAAGACGCATGCTGGAGGATATTCAAGAGGAGAAGGTCTTGATTGATGGTGTGAGGTCCGAGAAGGAGGCTGAAGTTAGTGATCTAAAGAATGAGCTTGCAAAGCTTCAATCAGATGTGTTGGACTTGCAGGAGAAGTGTAGAGATTACGGCGAAACGAATAATAACTTGAGAGCTGACAGGGATTCTATTCAGAAGGCGCTCGATCTCGAGAAGTCGGTAGCCAGTGAGCTGAAATCACAGGTCGAGGAGCTAAAGATGATTAAAGATGAGAAAGAACGAGAGCTTCGGGACGCTAAAACCGACATGGAGGGGGAGGCGGAGAAAATTGAGGGGTTGAGTCGGGAGCTTGAACTCCTGCAGCTTGCGCTGGTGGAAGCAGAGAGGAAGAAGGGAGGGGTTCGGACCTGGCTGTACCCAGCAACCACGGCAGCTTTTGCCGCGATATCCTTTGCCTGCGCAACAAGGGGGCGTTGATCCTCCGTGTTTCTTGTCagctttcttttccttttttttacgGGACACAGTTTACTATATGCCTTGATGATACAGCAACTCGATCAAAGTTTTGGGTTGCGGTTAGCTTTTGACGTCACCACCACGATGGATCATTGTTGatcttttaatatttgatttttcttATCTTGGCTATTCAACTTCTTTTTGCCCCTTCTCTCGATCAAACTTTTTATAGTAATTAGAAAGTTACGAGATTAGACTCTTGATATTTAGTAATTGCATTCATGTTACTCTATTTTATGCTCTTTCGATCATAATGTCACCAAACTGAGAATTGGTATTTCATTGTCATGATGTCCCATTCCACTTCAAtttctataataataattattcagTCACTCGAGTTCTACTTCAGTCTCACATGTATGAGCATGAATAATCGCCGATCCTTTGCTCTGCCTATTGAATAGAGAAGTGCATTAATTCTTTCTTTTACCATGCAATCTGTTTCAAGGTTCTCAGCAGAACCTAGTGAAATTGCTTTGTCAAATCAACTCATCGTGTCTAATGCGCTCATCTTCCACTATTATTAGTAGTCTTATAAAGGGACATGTACACTTACCCGGCACGCATGATGAAATGCGTAACTTAATGTCCTAGTAATTGTATACCATGTAGAGTGAATGTTTCTTTTATGCTTTTAATGTTTGAACTTTAGATGCCATGGTTTAATTTTCTCTGATGTTTCTTGTGGATGAGAATTTGTTCATTTGGGTGTGAAAGGAGTATGTTAGTTTGATTACCTATTGTAACATGACTAGCCTTGGATCCCTTGTTTGAGTGTATCTATTTCCTTTCCTTCTAGTGCTG is a genomic window of Ananas comosus cultivar F153 linkage group 13, ASM154086v1, whole genome shotgun sequence containing:
- the LOC109719827 gene encoding myosin-10, with translation MAKKKHSTASTTATATTTVAAAEPRKERSAPAPAPARDPSPEKVESLKSLNHLLLKETVERREQVSQLRSRIDDLAFDHSFLSAAERDVAGLVLASYLADLRSLAAARELSADAKARDLESTLASVAVHKEEARSLQETANSLSESLKRADEKLNLAARDKEAVQNHLDSVLSERDSIRKDLDSTGNALVDLESRVRELEISNSEIEETLGRVRMKNDELSELVKRREEALQLLIREKNAIEVKLEEQRRSVASVEKNAEERVREKQIEVESLAAEKKALEAKISALEERYCCVAEKNEQLQDEVHALKEAVNFLKEEAAAEVQSKLTEIRESHSKLGDEHERLVMEFSCLEKEKEEIQLRFEAEKIEASREFGRLRRMLEDIQEEKVLIDGVRSEKEAEVSDLKNELAKLQSDVLDLQEKCRDYGETNNNLRADRDSIQKALDLEKSVASELKSQVEELKMIKDEKERELRDAKTDMEGEAEKIEGLSRELELLQLALVEAERKKGGVRTWLYPATTAAFAAISFACATRGR